From a region of the Haloferax volcanii DS2 genome:
- a CDS encoding methyl-accepting chemotaxis protein, translating to MKIRTKLIALCLAISLIPVSVVGVAGVQGMSSIGNYAQDQSEATLESQITGDLNQTVAARQEEIQNLLDARRIDALALADSAPVQNYEAARDGEMELVQEQSQAQLGYMALQMRATVETTKQSVLANQYGGQDWADLSPAQQQQVKDRVEARIAGTAGDGVQQSGTLSDAFRPGYVGSTGYAFILDGNLDFVVHHGLEDGVNTVDDAGIAAFNQVPAEIESNAAVRNGEDWGIVEYEWEDTTQEGNPVEEKFVAYTYHEDFEWVLAPSVYYYELQTAAVTDARDQINDSFRSYLETRAVTIDGEEHPTYDEILFADENGQGIVQATRTGDGIATESVSDTSFADEAWFETATELQKGEIQVSEVTTVDGDAAVYVTAPVYRGGELAGTITLQFNFELLNTLIDDIQVGETGHLTIVSERGTLLTDSRESLGSVESEIAENATALVGQTGLTTHETTGDDGEAARYFVGYAPLNFGNGQYELVATVPESDVTGPVEQLGQAMNDRADTARNIMLLLIVGIIAVVVGVGYVAARHFSEPIEALRDRAKSLARGRFDDGEDIDANDDELGELVEAFDDMQENLQRQVSELRTAGTELGDGNLDQDLRTDLPGEFGAIMSDLDTGIQKLQNGFVEVQSVADEFAAVSNETVSSAKEIESASQETARSVEEIAHGAEQQTERLQTVADEMNDLSATIEEVAASADGVVQSANEAVSLADEGRDHAAEATAEISTIETEADEAVERVEALGEQVGEINEIVQLINDIAEQTDLLALNASIEAARAGEAGEGFAVVANEIKALAKEASEATDEVESRIGEVRESADDTVDDMQSMQDSVESGSETIGEAIEMFDHISGAIREAEHGVEEISQATENQAVSTEEVVSMVDDVSSVSEETTSETATVSAATEEQTAAINEVTRNIQQVSESAQSLKDLVGRFDVGDAGDAGGSDRGGDAAPGETSPAAPSQSMSRAVTDGSGTGPDSPSDD from the coding sequence ATGAAGATACGAACGAAACTCATCGCGCTCTGTCTCGCCATCTCGCTGATACCCGTGTCAGTCGTCGGCGTCGCAGGCGTCCAAGGGATGAGTAGCATTGGAAACTACGCCCAAGACCAAAGCGAGGCGACGCTCGAATCACAGATTACCGGCGACCTGAATCAGACCGTCGCCGCCCGGCAAGAGGAGATACAAAACCTCCTCGACGCCCGCCGAATCGACGCGCTCGCGCTGGCTGACTCGGCACCGGTGCAGAACTACGAGGCCGCCCGCGACGGGGAGATGGAGCTCGTCCAAGAACAGAGTCAAGCGCAGTTGGGCTACATGGCGCTCCAGATGCGCGCCACCGTCGAGACCACGAAACAGAGCGTCCTTGCGAACCAGTACGGCGGGCAGGACTGGGCGGACCTCTCGCCGGCGCAACAACAGCAGGTGAAAGACCGTGTCGAGGCTCGAATCGCCGGAACCGCCGGAGACGGCGTCCAACAGAGCGGGACGCTCTCCGACGCGTTCCGACCGGGCTACGTCGGGTCGACCGGCTACGCGTTCATCCTCGACGGGAACCTCGATTTCGTCGTCCACCACGGCCTCGAAGACGGGGTTAACACGGTCGACGACGCCGGGATAGCGGCGTTCAATCAGGTGCCCGCCGAAATCGAGTCGAACGCCGCCGTCCGCAACGGCGAGGACTGGGGCATCGTCGAGTACGAGTGGGAAGACACCACCCAAGAGGGCAACCCCGTCGAAGAGAAGTTCGTCGCGTACACCTACCACGAGGACTTCGAATGGGTGCTCGCGCCGAGCGTCTACTACTACGAACTCCAGACGGCCGCCGTCACCGACGCGCGCGACCAGATTAACGACTCGTTCCGGAGCTACCTCGAAACCCGCGCCGTGACCATCGACGGCGAGGAACACCCCACCTACGACGAGATTCTGTTCGCCGACGAGAACGGGCAGGGCATCGTCCAAGCGACGCGCACGGGCGACGGCATCGCCACCGAGTCGGTGTCCGACACCTCGTTCGCGGACGAGGCGTGGTTCGAGACCGCGACAGAGCTTCAGAAGGGCGAGATCCAGGTGAGCGAGGTGACGACCGTCGACGGCGACGCCGCCGTGTACGTCACCGCGCCGGTGTACCGCGGGGGAGAACTCGCCGGAACCATCACGCTCCAGTTCAACTTCGAACTCCTCAACACGCTCATCGACGACATCCAGGTCGGTGAGACCGGCCACCTGACTATCGTGAGCGAGCGCGGGACGCTGTTGACCGACTCCCGGGAATCGCTCGGCTCCGTCGAGTCCGAAATCGCGGAGAACGCGACGGCGCTTGTCGGCCAGACCGGCCTGACCACCCACGAGACGACCGGCGACGACGGCGAGGCGGCGCGCTACTTCGTCGGTTACGCGCCGCTCAACTTCGGTAACGGGCAGTACGAACTCGTCGCCACCGTCCCCGAGTCCGACGTGACGGGCCCGGTCGAACAGCTCGGGCAGGCGATGAACGACCGGGCGGACACCGCTCGAAACATCATGCTCCTGTTAATCGTCGGCATCATCGCGGTCGTCGTCGGTGTCGGCTACGTCGCCGCGCGGCACTTCTCAGAGCCGATAGAGGCGCTCCGGGACCGCGCCAAGTCGCTCGCCCGCGGGCGGTTCGACGACGGCGAGGACATCGACGCCAACGACGACGAACTCGGCGAACTCGTCGAGGCGTTCGACGACATGCAGGAGAACCTCCAACGGCAGGTCTCAGAGCTTCGGACCGCCGGGACGGAACTCGGAGACGGCAATCTCGACCAGGACCTCCGGACCGACCTCCCCGGCGAGTTCGGAGCCATCATGTCCGACCTCGACACCGGGATTCAGAAGCTCCAAAACGGCTTCGTCGAGGTGCAGTCGGTCGCCGACGAGTTCGCTGCGGTGAGCAACGAGACGGTGTCGAGCGCGAAGGAGATAGAGTCCGCGAGCCAGGAGACCGCGCGGTCGGTCGAGGAAATCGCCCACGGCGCGGAACAGCAGACCGAGCGGCTCCAGACGGTCGCCGACGAGATGAACGACCTCTCGGCGACCATCGAGGAGGTCGCCGCCTCCGCCGACGGCGTCGTCCAGTCCGCCAACGAGGCCGTGTCGCTCGCCGACGAGGGGCGCGACCACGCCGCGGAGGCGACAGCCGAGATATCGACCATCGAGACCGAGGCCGACGAGGCGGTCGAGCGGGTCGAAGCCCTCGGCGAGCAGGTGGGCGAAATCAACGAAATCGTCCAGCTCATCAACGACATCGCGGAGCAGACCGACCTGCTCGCGCTCAACGCCTCTATCGAGGCGGCCCGTGCGGGCGAGGCCGGCGAGGGCTTCGCCGTCGTCGCCAACGAAATCAAGGCGCTCGCCAAGGAGGCGAGCGAGGCCACGGACGAGGTGGAGTCCCGAATCGGCGAGGTGCGCGAGAGCGCCGACGACACGGTCGACGACATGCAGTCCATGCAGGACAGCGTCGAGAGCGGGTCCGAGACCATCGGCGAGGCCATCGAGATGTTCGACCACATCTCGGGGGCGATTCGAGAGGCCGAACACGGCGTCGAAGAGATTTCGCAGGCGACCGAGAACCAAGCCGTCTCGACCGAGGAGGTCGTCTCGATGGTCGACGACGTGTCGAGCGTGAGCGAGGAGACCACCTCGGAGACGGCGACGGTCTCGGCGGCGACCGAAGAACAGACGGCCGCGATAAACGAGGTCACGCGGAACATCCAACAGGTGTCGGAGTCCGCCCAGTCGCTCAAGGACCTCGTCGGCCGGTTCGACGTCGGCGACGCCGGCGACGCCGGCGGAAGCGACCGCGGTGGCGACGCCGCACCGGGCGAGACGAGTCCCGCCGCGCCGTCGCAGTCGATGAGTCGGGCGGTCACCGACGGGTCGGGGACCGGCCCCGACTCGCCCTCGGACGACTGA
- the rbcL gene encoding type III ribulose-bisphosphate carboxylase — MGITYEDFLDLDYEPTDEDLVCTFRIDPATGMSTEAAASRVASESSNGTWAALQTGADFTDMGATTFDIDGDLIRVAYPAGLFEPGNMPQVLSCIAGNIMGMKAVDTIRLLDCEWPESVVSAYPGPLYGSSVREEIFGVTDRPITATVPKPKVGLSTAAHAQVGYDAWVGGVDLLKDDENLTDQAFNPFSDRLTESLSLRDDAEDETGEKKSYLINVTADTQTMLDRVDEVAAQGGEYVMVDIITAGWAGLQTVRERTEKHGLAIHAHRAMHAAFDRLPAHGVSMRVLAQVSRLCGVDQLHTGTAGLGKLANEDTVGINEWLAGDLHGATDVLPVASGGLHPGLLPDLLDATGTNVCVQLGGGIHGHPDGTRAGAVALRSAIDAYVEGRAITEAAEETPELAVALDKWGTETPR, encoded by the coding sequence ATGGGTATCACGTACGAAGACTTCCTCGACCTCGACTACGAACCGACCGACGAGGACCTCGTCTGCACCTTCCGTATCGACCCCGCGACGGGGATGTCGACGGAGGCGGCGGCGAGTCGCGTGGCCTCGGAGTCCTCCAACGGGACGTGGGCGGCCCTCCAGACCGGCGCGGACTTCACCGACATGGGCGCGACGACGTTCGACATCGACGGCGACCTGATTCGGGTCGCCTACCCCGCCGGGCTGTTCGAACCCGGTAACATGCCGCAGGTGCTGTCGTGCATCGCCGGCAACATCATGGGGATGAAGGCGGTCGACACGATTCGCCTCCTCGACTGCGAGTGGCCCGAGTCGGTCGTCTCGGCGTACCCCGGCCCGCTGTACGGGTCGTCGGTCCGCGAGGAGATATTCGGCGTCACCGACCGCCCCATCACGGCGACGGTGCCCAAGCCGAAAGTCGGCCTCTCGACGGCCGCACACGCACAGGTCGGCTACGACGCGTGGGTCGGCGGCGTCGACCTCCTGAAGGACGACGAGAACCTGACCGACCAGGCGTTCAACCCCTTCTCCGACCGCCTCACGGAGTCGCTGTCGCTCCGCGACGACGCCGAGGACGAGACGGGCGAGAAGAAGTCCTACCTCATCAACGTCACCGCCGACACCCAGACGATGCTCGACCGGGTCGACGAGGTGGCCGCGCAGGGCGGCGAGTACGTCATGGTGGACATCATCACCGCGGGCTGGGCGGGCCTCCAGACCGTCCGCGAGCGCACCGAGAAACACGGCCTCGCCATCCACGCCCACCGCGCCATGCACGCCGCCTTCGACCGGCTTCCGGCCCACGGCGTCTCGATGCGGGTGCTCGCGCAGGTGAGTCGTCTCTGCGGCGTCGACCAGCTCCACACCGGCACCGCCGGCCTCGGCAAACTCGCCAACGAGGACACCGTCGGCATCAACGAGTGGCTCGCGGGCGACCTCCACGGCGCGACCGACGTGCTCCCGGTCGCCTCGGGCGGCCTCCACCCCGGTCTGCTCCCCGACCTGCTCGACGCCACGGGGACGAACGTCTGTGTCCAGCTCGGCGGCGGCATCCACGGTCATCCCGACGGAACCCGCGCGGGCGCGGTCGCGCTCCGGTCGGCCATCGACGCCTACGTCGAGGGGCGCGCTATCACCGAGGCCGCCGAAGAGACGCCCGAGCTCGCCGTCGCCCTCGATAAGTGGGGGACGGAGACGCCGCGGTAG
- a CDS encoding DEAD/DEAH box helicase, producing MRVRDLPLSAALVSHYESNGIEELYPPQAAAVEAGVAAGGRVVAAIPTASGKTFIAELAMLTADGPALYIVPLRALAREKYETFDRLPGVSVGISTGDFDAAEEELGDHDIVVATSEKVDSAIRNGAPWVDRLACVVVDEVHLLGAPGRGPTLEVTLSTLQRRVPDLQLVALSATVDNPEAIADWLDAELVESAWRPVSLRTGVYADEAVEFDDGTDLDVVVPPTGPNDDEATEATVALVEDAVETGGQCLAFVRSRREAEALADRLADEELSPAPTLGDELDELGGTATGRQLSECARTGVGFHHAGLRSAHRVAVENAFRDRRLAVICATPTLAAGVNVPARRVVIRDQKRYTGDAMEWIPVLDVHQMCGRAGRPHLDPFGEAVLVGDADTKAELVDRYVTADAEAVDSQFADPEALRTHVLSVVASGFADSLDGVADVFSATYYAHQHPSVDLADLVADVVSDLEAMELLDATGETLSATALGAQTSRQYVSPTTGARIVSGIRTIEEMADEHVTARTALEVVCDTPDMHDTYLGDRERALMYQYARSHAAEFTTAMHDADPFEEWLTAVKTARILHEWTEGSDIEELVERYRIGPGDVESRVERAEWLSGAADALCTALDANVPEFREVRALLSP from the coding sequence ATGCGCGTGCGTGACCTCCCGCTGTCGGCGGCCCTCGTCTCCCACTACGAGTCGAACGGTATCGAGGAGCTGTACCCGCCGCAGGCCGCCGCCGTCGAGGCCGGCGTCGCGGCGGGCGGCCGCGTCGTCGCCGCCATTCCGACCGCCAGCGGCAAGACGTTCATCGCGGAACTCGCCATGCTCACCGCCGACGGGCCGGCGCTGTACATCGTCCCGCTTCGCGCACTCGCCCGCGAGAAGTACGAGACGTTCGACCGACTCCCCGGCGTGAGCGTCGGCATCTCCACCGGCGACTTCGACGCCGCCGAAGAGGAACTCGGCGACCACGACATCGTCGTCGCCACGAGCGAGAAAGTCGACTCCGCGATTCGAAACGGCGCGCCGTGGGTCGACCGCCTCGCCTGCGTCGTCGTCGACGAGGTCCACCTGCTCGGCGCGCCGGGGCGCGGGCCGACGCTCGAAGTGACGCTTTCGACCCTCCAGCGTCGCGTCCCGGACCTCCAACTCGTCGCCCTCTCAGCGACCGTGGACAATCCCGAAGCCATCGCCGACTGGCTCGACGCGGAACTCGTCGAGAGCGCGTGGCGGCCCGTCTCGCTCCGCACCGGCGTCTACGCCGACGAGGCCGTCGAATTCGACGACGGAACCGACCTCGACGTGGTCGTTCCCCCGACCGGCCCGAACGACGACGAGGCGACCGAGGCGACCGTCGCGCTCGTCGAAGACGCGGTCGAGACGGGCGGGCAGTGTCTCGCGTTCGTCCGGTCGCGTCGGGAGGCCGAGGCGCTGGCCGACCGCCTCGCCGACGAGGAGCTGTCGCCCGCGCCCACCCTCGGTGACGAACTGGACGAACTCGGCGGCACCGCGACCGGCCGCCAGCTCTCGGAGTGCGCCCGGACCGGCGTCGGCTTCCACCACGCCGGCCTGCGGAGCGCCCACCGGGTCGCCGTCGAGAACGCGTTTCGGGACCGCCGGCTCGCAGTCATCTGCGCGACGCCGACGCTCGCCGCCGGGGTGAACGTCCCCGCTCGCCGGGTCGTCATCCGCGACCAGAAGCGCTACACCGGCGACGCGATGGAATGGATTCCCGTCCTCGACGTGCACCAGATGTGCGGCCGCGCCGGTCGCCCGCACCTCGACCCGTTCGGCGAGGCGGTGCTCGTCGGCGACGCGGACACGAAAGCCGAACTGGTCGACCGCTACGTCACCGCCGACGCCGAGGCCGTGGACTCGCAGTTCGCCGACCCCGAGGCGCTCCGGACGCACGTGCTGTCGGTCGTCGCCTCCGGCTTCGCCGACAGTCTCGACGGCGTCGCCGACGTGTTTTCGGCGACCTACTACGCCCACCAGCACCCGAGCGTGGACCTCGCGGACCTCGTCGCCGACGTGGTGTCCGACCTCGAAGCGATGGAACTCCTCGACGCGACGGGTGAGACGCTGTCGGCGACGGCGCTGGGCGCACAGACCTCCAGACAGTACGTCTCGCCGACGACCGGGGCGCGCATCGTCTCGGGCATCCGCACCATCGAGGAGATGGCCGACGAGCACGTCACCGCCCGGACCGCCCTCGAAGTCGTCTGCGACACGCCGGATATGCACGACACCTACCTCGGCGACCGCGAGCGGGCGCTGATGTACCAGTACGCCCGGAGCCACGCCGCGGAGTTCACCACCGCGATGCACGACGCCGACCCCTTCGAGGAGTGGCTGACGGCGGTGAAGACCGCCCGCATCCTCCACGAGTGGACCGAGGGCTCGGACATCGAGGAACTCGTCGAGCGCTACCGAATCGGGCCGGGCGACGTGGAGTCCCGCGTCGAGCGCGCCGAGTGGTTGTCGGGCGCGGCCGACGCTCTCTGTACCGCCCTCGACGCGAACGTACCCGAGTTCCGCGAGGTCCGGGCGCTGCTGTCGCCCTGA
- a CDS encoding type IV pilin, whose protein sequence is MKLKQLFEDDDAVSPVIGVILMVAITVILAAVIGTFVLGLGEQTATAPQASFSFDYENNSAGASSGDGVQGDVLKITHESGSQIAADRLSVSVTGAENGSGDSASLADDEPDIPDPMNAGKTIELNDTSFGLDIGTDTPAQDVNLAGATVRLVWTDEAGSSSATLQRWSGPNA, encoded by the coding sequence ATGAAACTCAAACAACTATTCGAAGACGACGACGCGGTGTCGCCGGTCATCGGTGTGATTCTGATGGTCGCGATTACCGTCATCCTCGCGGCCGTCATCGGGACGTTCGTGCTGGGACTGGGTGAACAGACAGCGACCGCCCCGCAGGCGAGCTTCAGTTTCGACTACGAGAACAACTCAGCGGGTGCGAGCAGCGGTGATGGTGTGCAGGGAGACGTACTCAAGATAACTCACGAGAGCGGTTCGCAGATCGCCGCCGACCGACTCTCAGTATCGGTTACCGGTGCAGAAAACGGTTCAGGTGATAGTGCGTCTCTTGCGGACGACGAACCAGATATCCCAGACCCCATGAATGCGGGTAAGACAATCGAACTCAACGACACCTCATTTGGTCTGGACATAGGTACTGATACCCCCGCTCAAGACGTTAACCTCGCGGGCGCGACCGTCCGCCTCGTCTGGACCGACGAAGCGGGTTCGAGTTCCGCGACCCTCCAGCGGTGGTCCGGTCCCAACGCGTAA